The Petroclostridium xylanilyticum region CCCCTCAGTATGACTTCTACATATTCTCTCAGGCTTATTTCTTCCATGATTTACCCCCTGGTTAGTCGTTCTTATTTTAAAACCAATGATATTTTAACATATATGCCAGGACAATGCCAGTGTTTTTATACACATATAGAACCAATATCATGTGTAAACATTACAACATTCGATACTTTTTACATTTTATATCATTATTTTACATATTTCAATGAATTTATAATAAAAAGCTGATAAAATTAGAAGATGTTCCTCTAATCTTAAAGGAACACCTTCTATATCTTACCCTCTTACCTTTGTAATTACTGTATCCTTAAAAATTTGCATCTTACTTTCAGCATCTTTGATATTGCCTGCCACCACTGAAAAATATATTTTTATCTTAGGCTCGGTACCTGATGGTCTTACTACAAACCAGGACTTATCCTCTAATTCAAAGTAAAGTACGTCTGATTCAGGCAAGTCAATTCCTTCTTGAGCATTATTTACAAAATCATATCGTTTACCGACTTTATAATCTCTTAGTGCAGTTACTTTGACACCATTGATTTCTTTAGGCGTCTCTTTTCTAAGCATCTCCATGATAGCTTTCATTTTTTCTATGCCCTCTTTACCTTCAAGGGTTATAGATTTGAGGCTTTCTAAATATACTCCATACTTATTATATAATTCCTGCATTCCTTCATACAGGGACATGCCTCTGGATTTATACCATGCTGCCATTTCTGCAATTAACATAGATGCTACTACAGCGTCCTTATCTCTTGCATAGGTTCCCGCAAGATAGCCATAGCTTTCTTCAAAGCCAAAGACGTATTGTTTGCTGTTTCCGTTTTCTTCAAATTCTTTTATCTTTTCACCGATAAATTTAAAGCCTGTGAGTACATCAATGATTTCGACATTGTAATGCTGCGCAACAGCTCTTGCCATCTCGGTAGTTACAATTGTCTTGATAATAACTCCATTGAGCGGCAATGTTCCTTTTTCTTTTTTCTGTGATAATATATATTCGGTGAGGAGTACTCCCGTCTGATTACCTGTCAGGGTAACATATTCTCCTTCTTTATTTCTTACTACCACACCTACACGATCGCAGTCAGGATCGGTACCGATGATAAGGTCTACATTTTCTTTTTTTGCCATTTCTATTGCAATGGCAAAGCCTTCTTTTTCTTCCGGATTAGGAGATTTGACTGTAGAAAATGCCGGGTCAGGCTGCTCCTGTTCTTTTACTACAATTACATTTTTGACGCCAATCATATCCAGAATCCTTCTAACCGGCTTATTGCCTGTTCCGTGAAAAGGAGTATATATTATTTTAAAGTCATCAGCAACTTTTGCTACTATTTCAGGGTTAATGCTTTGTTCCTTAACTTTAGCCAGATACTTCCTGTCTATTTCTTCTCCGATGATTTGAATGAACCCCTGTTTTTTTGCTTCTTCTTCATCCATTGTCTTTACATCGGTAAAAATATCTATAGAATTGATTACTTCAAGTACTGCATCAGCACTTTCGGGTGGAAGTTGTCCGCCGTCTTCCCAGTAGACCTTATAGCCGTTATATTTTGCCGGGTTATGGCTGGCGGTAATTACGATACCGGCAATTGCTTTCAGCTCTCTTACTGCAAAAGATAATTCAGGAGTTGGCCGGAGTTCGTCAAACACATAGGCTTTAATACCATTTGCAGCCAGCACCTTTGCGGATTCCATAGCAAATTCAGGCGACCTGTATCTTGAGTCATAGGCGATGGCTACCCCTCTTTTCTTTGCTTCTTCTCCCTGTCTGGTTATATATGCAGCTAGTCCCTGGGTAGCCTTACGTACAGTGTATTTGTTCATGCGGTTGGTCCCGGCGCCGATGATACCTCTGAGTCCTCCCGTACCAAAGGCCAGGTTTGTGTAGAATCTTTCTTCTATTTCTTTTTCATTATTTTCTATCTCTCTTAATTCTGCTTTTGTTTCTTCATCAACGTATGGGCTTTGAAGCCAATATTTGTAGGTTTCCATGCAGTTCATGTGTTAACCTCCTGTCTGTATTTAATCGTCTGATTAGTATTTGCTTTTCCACTGACTATAATACATTATTTTCCTAATTTTGTCTAGGGTGAACTACCCCCACCTATAGAGGTGGTGGCTTCGTGGTCAAGGCAAGCTACCTTGCCAGATTACCCACGCTCAAAGGGCTGTTCCATCCCCATATTGACCATATTACATGGCTAATTTTAGTAGATTTTTTGCTGCATTTATATCCCTATCATGTTTTGTATGGCAATTTGAACATTCCCATTCCCTCAACCCTAAATCTATTCCTACCCTATTATCTACTTTAGGTAAAGTTTGAATTTCTGCTTCCGCCAATACCGAAACATAATATTTACCTGTTGGTGTTTTAGATATAGTTACTGATTTTATAATCCCTTCAAATTGCCTGTGTTGTTTTATCTTTATTTTTGTTTTCAACTTTGGTATCTTTAAGTATCCATTATCTATACTTACTGTCCTATTTTGATTATTTGTTGTGTAAGATTGATATCCTTTTTTCTTCTTGAATTTTGGAAAACCTATACTTTTATCCCTAAAAAAGTTGTTATATGCTTTTTCTAAATTAAGTTGAGCATTAGCAAGGGCTAAACTATCTACTTCTCTTAGAAAAGGATATTCTTTTTTATATTTTGCAGGAGTTGTTTTTATCATTTTTCCTGTTTGTTTATAATAATCTATTTTATCTGATAGCATTTTGTTGTATATAAATCTTACACAACCAAATACTTTAGCAAAATATTCTTGTTGTTCTTTTGTTGGGGATATCCTATATTTATAGGCTTTAAGCACATCTACACCTCCTCCCTTTGATTTTCTATGTATTTTTTTATTACTTCAATTGGTGCTCACCGTGTATTACTAAATACATGACTATTCATTATATGATAAGAATAAAGTAATTTCACTTTTCATTTTTTAACCTAAGCCAATTACTTCTGCTAGTTGTATTACACTTTATAGCAGAAGCCATTAAAGACTCTGTATACATCTTGTTAAATAGTTTCTGATAAAATATCATTATATATACAAAAAAGAAAAGACCAACTGGTCCTTTCTTTCTTTTAAATATATAAAATTTGCCCATTTAAGGGTTCTTTGAAATTACAAGTTAAATTTACCCATTCAAGGGTTCTACGAAATTTGCTCACTTAAGAGTTCATTTATATTTTCTACTATAATTATATGCAATATACTAGAAAAAGTCAACTAGAATAATAATTTTTTAATTTTTTCATTAACTTCGCTAACTTTATTAATATCCTCCTGAAGTTCATATATTTTCTTTTTTTCGTTTAACCTTTGTATGTCTACAACTCTCATATCATCAATATGTAATCTAGTATATCTATCGTTTTCAAATCCTTTTAATTTTATATCAATTTCAAATCTTTCGTCCATGCTTGAAGAATCTTCTTTTACAGAAGTTGTTGGAATAACTAAATATTTAAAGCCATAGTCTTTTAAAATATAACAATAATGTCCATCATAAGTCTCTTTAGGATATCCTCTACGCAAATTAAAATATGCAACTTGTCCTTCTTTAGGGCGCTGTGAAGGTTTTACTTTATAAAAAGCCCTTGCTGGGTCTCCACCTTGCTTTGGTACTACATTATTATAGAAAAACTCTAACTCTTTAACCCAATAATATAACTGATTTACAAAACCATCAA contains the following coding sequences:
- a CDS encoding phospho-sugar mutase yields the protein MNCMETYKYWLQSPYVDEETKAELREIENNEKEIEERFYTNLAFGTGGLRGIIGAGTNRMNKYTVRKATQGLAAYITRQGEEAKKRGVAIAYDSRYRSPEFAMESAKVLAANGIKAYVFDELRPTPELSFAVRELKAIAGIVITASHNPAKYNGYKVYWEDGGQLPPESADAVLEVINSIDIFTDVKTMDEEEAKKQGFIQIIGEEIDRKYLAKVKEQSINPEIVAKVADDFKIIYTPFHGTGNKPVRRILDMIGVKNVIVVKEQEQPDPAFSTVKSPNPEEKEGFAIAIEMAKKENVDLIIGTDPDCDRVGVVVRNKEGEYVTLTGNQTGVLLTEYILSQKKEKGTLPLNGVIIKTIVTTEMARAVAQHYNVEIIDVLTGFKFIGEKIKEFEENGNSKQYVFGFEESYGYLAGTYARDKDAVVASMLIAEMAAWYKSRGMSLYEGMQELYNKYGVYLESLKSITLEGKEGIEKMKAIMEMLRKETPKEINGVKVTALRDYKVGKRYDFVNNAQEGIDLPESDVLYFELEDKSWFVVRPSGTEPKIKIYFSVVAGNIKDAESKMQIFKDTVITKVRG